Proteins encoded within one genomic window of Lysinibacillus louembei:
- a CDS encoding carbon-phosphorus lyase complex subunit PhnI, translated as MAYVAVRGGAEAIEASLEHLQYERVKQGAYIAVDTLQATMRGFLDQVMSESSLYSEQLAALAMKQSEGNVEEAVFLLRAHRSTLPRLYYSTVTDAREMFVLRRISASFKDIPGGQILGASHDYLHRLLDFDLLQETAADVMVKKAKFEAIEVPEESTLRLENLPKVMDYLRAEGLIREFPENDAEPSDITKESMTFPTNRSQRLQTLTRGQTGTVTSLGYAGLRGYGASHPTVGEVRVGWQSLHVALDDDEDPYYIGAIKLTEVESFIPVNIDKEDKQVLEFDIGYGACFGQNETKAIAMSIVDHALEAGGDTPIHDEEFVLLHVDTIESTGFISHLKMPHYVTFQSKLEQMRTIKKEGKAL; from the coding sequence ATGGCATATGTAGCAGTTCGTGGTGGCGCAGAGGCAATTGAAGCATCATTAGAGCATTTACAGTATGAGCGCGTTAAGCAAGGAGCATATATAGCAGTTGATACATTGCAAGCAACGATGCGTGGCTTTTTAGATCAAGTGATGTCGGAAAGTAGCTTATATAGTGAGCAACTAGCAGCACTGGCGATGAAGCAAAGTGAAGGCAATGTAGAGGAAGCTGTTTTCTTATTGCGTGCACATCGGTCAACATTGCCGAGATTGTATTATTCAACAGTGACAGATGCGCGCGAAATGTTTGTGTTACGTCGCATTTCCGCAAGTTTTAAAGATATTCCAGGTGGTCAAATTTTAGGGGCATCGCATGACTATTTACATCGCTTGCTTGATTTTGATTTATTGCAGGAAACAGCAGCAGACGTAATGGTGAAAAAAGCAAAATTTGAAGCGATTGAAGTGCCAGAGGAAAGCACATTACGCTTAGAAAATTTGCCGAAAGTAATGGATTATTTACGTGCAGAAGGCTTAATCAGAGAGTTTCCAGAAAACGATGCAGAGCCGAGTGATATTACGAAGGAAAGCATGACATTCCCAACGAATCGCTCACAGCGCCTGCAAACATTAACGCGAGGGCAAACAGGTACAGTTACATCGCTCGGCTATGCGGGCTTACGTGGCTATGGTGCATCACATCCGACAGTAGGCGAAGTGCGAGTAGGCTGGCAATCGCTTCATGTTGCCTTAGATGATGATGAAGATCCGTATTATATTGGTGCAATTAAACTAACGGAAGTTGAGTCATTTATTCCTGTCAATATTGATAAGGAAGATAAGCAGGTGTTGGAGTTTGATATCGGCTATGGGGCTTGCTTTGGACAAAATGAAACGAAGGCAATTGCCATGTCAATCGTTGACCATGCGCTAGAGGCAGGTGGAGATACACCAATTCATGATGAGGAATTTGTACTGCTACATGTAGATACGATTGAATCGACAGGCTTTATATCACATTTGAAAATGCCGCATTATGTGACATTCCAATCGAAGCTTGAGCAAATGAGAACGATTAAAAAGGAGGGCAAAGCACTATGA
- the phnH gene encoding phosphonate C-P lyase system protein PhnH produces METVHFTQRAFRTLLNCFARPGTAGELERDYSVEGLYAETITVCMTLLDGEVSFQTAAECQEINQAVRVLTGGQIKPLEQADFIIIPHGTKKEQLLEAIEAAKVGDLIDPQKSATVIIELDEMTPTMTAQLMGPGIETVEVVELAICEELIALRASKNKEFPLGIDCILIEQSGRVMALPRTTSVKEVTN; encoded by the coding sequence GTGGAAACAGTACACTTTACACAACGCGCATTTCGAACATTGTTAAATTGCTTTGCAAGACCAGGGACAGCTGGTGAATTGGAACGTGATTATTCAGTGGAAGGCTTATATGCAGAAACAATTACTGTTTGTATGACATTGCTTGATGGTGAAGTAAGCTTCCAAACAGCGGCTGAATGTCAGGAAATTAACCAAGCAGTACGAGTATTGACAGGTGGACAAATCAAACCATTGGAACAGGCTGATTTCATTATCATTCCACATGGGACTAAAAAGGAGCAGCTATTAGAGGCAATTGAAGCGGCAAAAGTAGGGGACCTCATTGATCCGCAAAAATCTGCGACAGTTATTATCGAATTGGATGAAATGACACCAACAATGACCGCACAGCTTATGGGGCCAGGTATTGAAACAGTTGAAGTTGTAGAGCTAGCTATATGTGAAGAGCTTATTGCTTTACGTGCAAGTAAAAATAAGGAATTTCCACTTGGCATCGATTGTATTTTGATTGAACAAAGCGGGCGAGTGATGGCACTGCCTCGTACAACAAGCGTAAAAGAGGTGACGAATTAA
- the phnG gene encoding phosphonate C-P lyase system protein PhnG, translated as MKRAERTKLLIEVGSELALQLAATICEQYQVEEISPPKEGLVMIKMRETAQKSLFYLGEVLVTETKVKIGNYYGIGLVRESAPELSKALAVIDAAYAAQLPETYAWAPHFELLAQQLAINEQHMKRSIERTKVNFDTMAT; from the coding sequence ATGAAAAGAGCTGAGCGAACAAAGTTGTTAATCGAGGTAGGAAGTGAGCTTGCGTTACAACTAGCAGCTACGATTTGTGAACAGTATCAGGTAGAGGAAATTAGCCCACCAAAAGAGGGGCTCGTCATGATTAAAATGCGTGAAACAGCGCAGAAATCATTGTTTTATCTAGGAGAAGTGTTAGTAACAGAAACAAAAGTGAAGATTGGCAACTATTATGGAATTGGGTTAGTGAGGGAATCTGCGCCAGAATTATCGAAAGCCTTAGCGGTTATTGATGCAGCTTATGCGGCACAGCTACCAGAAACATATGCATGGGCTCCACATTTTGAGTTGCTAGCACAGCAGCTTGCTATAAATGAACAGCACATGAAACGTTCCATAGAGCGTACAAAAGTTAATTTCGATACGATGGCAACTTAA
- a CDS encoding GntR family transcriptional regulator: MDQEELRVKDYLLQGIFNGSFALDNKMPSELALVEQFKVPRIKIRNVYQFIEKMGYIYSRQGVGRFLKHQRKTLDVVMTGDVSFSDKMRKQTANYKSVVTKLERVPTDHEIYHRPQIMSAYTIYLVERLRYLDNEPAALHRSYVIAEHFPQIKQADNRLTSMYNFYKSNGINAFHSTFSNLSVSFPNELERALLSCEVLVPLVKVESDNWDKERNQLLEYTEIIYRTDRFSFQL, translated from the coding sequence ATGGATCAAGAGGAGCTGCGGGTTAAAGATTATTTATTGCAAGGTATTTTTAATGGCTCATTTGCATTAGATAATAAAATGCCTAGTGAGCTAGCATTAGTTGAACAATTTAAAGTGCCAAGAATAAAAATTCGCAATGTTTATCAATTTATTGAGAAAATGGGCTATATTTATTCAAGGCAAGGGGTTGGGCGTTTTTTAAAGCATCAACGCAAGACGTTGGATGTGGTGATGACAGGTGATGTGAGTTTTAGTGACAAGATGCGTAAACAAACGGCGAATTATAAATCCGTTGTGACGAAATTAGAGCGAGTGCCAACAGACCATGAGATTTATCATAGACCACAAATAATGTCAGCCTATACGATTTATTTAGTGGAGCGCCTACGTTATCTCGATAATGAGCCTGCTGCTTTGCACCGTTCTTATGTGATCGCAGAGCATTTCCCACAAATAAAGCAAGCCGATAATCGGCTCACATCAATGTATAACTTTTATAAAAGTAACGGTATTAACGCATTTCATAGTACATTTTCCAATTTATCAGTTTCCTTTCCGAATGAGCTAGAGCGTGCATTACTTAGCTGTGAGGTACTCGTTCCATTAGTAAAGGTGGAATCAGATAACTGGGATAAGGAACGAAATCAATTGCTTGAGTATACAGAGATTATTTATCGCACAGACCGTTTCTCCTTTCAATTATAA
- a CDS encoding MFS transporter has protein sequence MENWKRDITLFLTSQTISLFGSALVQYAIMWHVTLTTQSGMMMTIFILCGFVPTFILSPFAGVWADRYNRKWLIAIADGMIAFSTLILAIVFLMGYEAMWLLFAIAAIRSFGAGIQTPAVGAILPQIVPEEQLTKVNGINGSIQAGIMFIAPMVSAALLSLATLEVIFFIDVITAAIAIFTLLFFLKIAVHEKAMGEQVGYMEDFKQGLRYIRGHAFLKSFFIFFAMLFFLIAPMAFLTPLQVARSFGDDVWRLTVIELTFSVGMMVGGSVIAMWGGFNNRIYTMLFAGIIMAVCTISFGFVPNFWLYSILMLVCGVAMPIFNTPSTVLLQEKVEGNYLGRIFGIFGMISSSMMPIGMLVFGPLADVVSIELLLIVTGALMLVLLMLLGRNQTLIKAGIKETTE, from the coding sequence ATGGAAAATTGGAAACGGGATATTACACTTTTTTTAACGAGCCAAACGATTTCCTTGTTTGGCTCAGCGCTTGTGCAGTACGCAATTATGTGGCATGTGACGCTGACAACACAGTCAGGTATGATGATGACTATTTTTATTTTATGTGGCTTTGTACCAACCTTCATATTGTCACCGTTTGCGGGGGTATGGGCGGATCGTTATAATCGCAAATGGTTGATTGCAATTGCTGATGGCATGATTGCATTTTCTACATTAATTTTAGCGATTGTCTTTTTAATGGGCTATGAGGCAATGTGGTTATTATTTGCAATTGCGGCGATTCGTTCATTTGGCGCAGGTATACAAACACCAGCTGTCGGTGCAATTTTGCCACAAATTGTGCCTGAAGAACAGCTAACGAAGGTAAATGGCATTAATGGTAGCATTCAAGCAGGAATTATGTTTATTGCACCAATGGTCAGTGCTGCGCTGTTAAGCTTGGCGACATTGGAGGTTATTTTCTTTATTGATGTCATTACAGCAGCCATTGCGATTTTTACGTTACTATTCTTCTTGAAAATTGCCGTTCACGAAAAGGCGATGGGCGAGCAAGTTGGCTATATGGAGGACTTTAAGCAAGGCTTGCGTTATATTCGAGGACATGCATTTTTAAAATCATTCTTTATCTTTTTTGCAATGCTGTTTTTCTTAATCGCACCGATGGCTTTCCTAACACCACTTCAAGTAGCACGCTCCTTTGGTGATGATGTATGGAGATTAACGGTAATTGAGCTTACCTTCTCCGTAGGGATGATGGTGGGAGGAAGCGTAATTGCGATGTGGGGTGGCTTTAATAATCGGATTTATACGATGTTATTTGCAGGGATTATTATGGCTGTATGTACGATAAGCTTTGGCTTTGTACCGAATTTTTGGCTCTATTCTATTTTAATGTTAGTTTGTGGTGTAGCAATGCCGATTTTCAATACACCTTCAACCGTATTGCTACAGGAAAAAGTCGAAGGCAATTATTTAGGACGCATTTTCGGGATTTTCGGTATGATTTCCTCCTCCATGATGCCGATTGGGATGCTTGTGTTTGGCCCATTAGCAGATGTTGTGTCGATTGAGTTGCTGTTAATTGTAACAGGGGCTTTAATGCTAGTATTATTAATGCTTTTAGGACGTAATCAAACATTGATAAAGGCTGGTATAAAGGAAACGACGGAATAA
- a CDS encoding methyltransferase domain-containing protein encodes MQLSIYCKTPYAKEISYLFAKNPNNVHERHEKGHAVRFVYHKLTDNEVEATIFVTADPLALTQNERAYDITHYINDRGFAASSIFLSLIRKMLGTALNGKPQEQYAEFAEQVFPLTFEFGPIATALSNTEITELFAPLGFQVEIETISEAQRARFIKINALTTLKQALQQIFVLIPVMDDYKHYFIDETERERIERYGEGWLKQHPQKDFIYKKALRFRHLIGSEPNVKGKVTLNTQRYETIVAHVKELPHQSVVDLGAGEGKLSALLSELPTIQELIAVEPSEAAIRKATRRFEELDTATIPQIQWGSLFYYDHTLVNKDVLILCEVIEHINEERLPKIMAMLLQQYAPKALIVTTPNADYNKVYELEEKRHDDHRFEWTRQQFESWCAEMISNTSYTTAFYGIGEQHPTYGTPTQMCIFKRTEGL; translated from the coding sequence ATGCAGCTATCTATTTATTGCAAAACTCCATATGCGAAGGAAATTTCTTATTTATTCGCTAAAAATCCAAATAATGTACATGAACGCCATGAAAAAGGTCATGCTGTACGTTTCGTCTATCATAAGTTAACGGATAATGAAGTCGAGGCAACCATTTTCGTTACAGCTGACCCGCTTGCGCTCACGCAAAATGAACGAGCATACGATATTACTCATTATATAAATGACCGCGGCTTTGCAGCGAGTAGCATTTTTTTATCGCTTATTCGCAAAATGCTCGGTACAGCTTTAAATGGTAAACCACAAGAGCAGTATGCCGAATTCGCTGAACAAGTCTTCCCCCTTACCTTCGAATTTGGTCCAATTGCTACAGCGCTATCAAATACAGAAATTACAGAGCTATTCGCTCCATTGGGCTTTCAAGTCGAGATTGAGACTATCTCTGAAGCACAGCGCGCACGTTTTATTAAAATTAACGCACTAACAACATTAAAGCAAGCACTACAGCAAATTTTTGTGTTAATTCCTGTAATGGATGATTATAAGCATTACTTTATCGATGAAACGGAGCGTGAACGCATTGAACGCTACGGGGAAGGCTGGCTAAAGCAGCATCCACAGAAGGACTTTATTTATAAAAAGGCTCTGCGCTTCCGCCATTTAATCGGCTCTGAGCCAAACGTTAAGGGGAAGGTAACACTTAACACCCAGCGCTATGAGACAATTGTAGCGCATGTAAAGGAGCTCCCGCATCAATCCGTCGTGGACTTAGGGGCTGGTGAAGGCAAATTATCCGCTTTATTAAGCGAGCTGCCAACGATTCAAGAGCTAATCGCTGTCGAGCCAAGTGAAGCAGCCATCCGAAAAGCAACAAGGCGCTTCGAGGAGCTGGATACAGCAACAATACCACAAATTCAGTGGGGCTCACTGTTTTACTATGACCATACTTTAGTGAATAAAGATGTTCTTATTTTATGCGAGGTAATTGAACATATTAATGAAGAGCGATTACCAAAAATCATGGCAATGCTGCTACAGCAATATGCTCCGAAAGCATTAATCGTAACCACGCCAAATGCAGATTATAACAAAGTATATGAGCTTGAAGAAAAGCGCCATGACGATCATCGCTTTGAATGGACACGCCAGCAATTTGAAAGCTGGTGTGCAGAGATGATATCCAATACGTCTTACACAACAGCCTTTTACGGTATTGGAGAGCAACACCCAACATACGGTACACCAACACAAATGTGTATTTTTAAACGAACGGAGGGGCTATAA
- a CDS encoding MMPL family transporter, translated as MESNPLQRFGQFVGGKKGRWAFLAIWLVLLIVLTLALPQINSIENYAGDELPAEMMSMEANQLMKEQFSSDAGVPLLIVWYKEAGLDIADIATIQAMYAKLEDTPLEGQATLPPFATLPPQALLGAVSENGRSLVTPIFFTTDTNTKSFKQSLEKISSYTEGNPYEKSLDDASLIARFSGPVAISVDAASLFASADIKLMIATVILILAILLVIYRSPILALVPIIVVGIAFLVISPLLGYMADNGWIHKDAQAVSIMIVLLFGAGTDYCLFLITKYRDKLLVEDNKFSAIAEAVRDSAGAIFMSGFTVVIGLATLALADFGAFQRFAVPFSFGVLVTMVAVLTLLPPLLSLLGRYAFWPFIPRPVKEGEARRESHVKMRKVGAFVTNKPWLVVVITSVLLLVLAFTSTKIQYNYDLLSSFPKDIQSREGFALIEDNFTAGELAPVKVIVDTKGKALDIEEQLSNLPYVAAVKEPRVGAQNSDIVLYEVDLNKNPYSNEAMADVEQMKKDVATFVDSEFWLGGETSEQLDTKAVQWHDEKLIQPVMIAIIFVVLLLYLRAIVTAVQLMATVLVSFFAALGLGWLIIHYGLGHEAMASAIPLYSFVFIIALGNDYNIFMISDIWKNRHRGLGYRQAVTEGVASTGAVITSAGLILAGTFAVLASLPIQLLVQFGIVTAVGVLLDTFIVRPLLVPALITLFGKWSYWPGRLWKKEIN; from the coding sequence ATGGAGTCAAATCCATTACAACGTTTTGGGCAGTTTGTTGGCGGGAAAAAAGGAAGATGGGCCTTTTTAGCAATATGGCTCGTTTTGTTAATCGTGTTAACACTTGCTTTGCCGCAAATAAACAGTATTGAAAATTATGCAGGGGATGAGCTTCCAGCAGAAATGATGTCAATGGAAGCAAATCAATTGATGAAGGAGCAGTTCTCATCAGATGCAGGTGTGCCATTATTAATCGTCTGGTATAAGGAGGCAGGCTTGGACATTGCTGATATCGCGACAATTCAAGCAATGTATGCAAAGCTAGAGGACACACCACTGGAAGGGCAGGCTACATTACCGCCCTTTGCAACATTGCCACCACAAGCATTGCTAGGAGCTGTATCAGAAAATGGTCGTTCCCTTGTTACACCTATCTTTTTTACAACAGATACGAATACAAAAAGCTTTAAGCAGAGCTTGGAGAAAATTTCCTCTTATACTGAGGGCAATCCGTATGAAAAAAGTTTAGATGATGCTAGTTTAATCGCTCGTTTTTCAGGACCTGTAGCAATATCAGTAGATGCTGCCTCGCTCTTTGCGTCAGCAGATATCAAGCTGATGATAGCGACGGTGATTTTAATTTTAGCTATTTTATTAGTCATTTATCGCTCGCCAATTTTAGCATTAGTGCCAATTATCGTTGTTGGCATTGCCTTTTTGGTCATTAGCCCATTGCTAGGCTATATGGCGGATAATGGCTGGATTCATAAGGATGCACAGGCAGTTTCGATTATGATTGTACTACTGTTTGGTGCAGGAACGGATTATTGCTTGTTTTTAATTACGAAATACCGCGATAAATTATTGGTAGAAGATAATAAGTTTAGTGCAATTGCAGAGGCTGTGCGTGACTCAGCTGGTGCTATTTTTATGAGTGGCTTTACGGTAGTCATCGGGTTAGCCACACTTGCATTAGCGGATTTCGGTGCATTCCAACGCTTTGCTGTGCCATTTAGCTTTGGTGTACTTGTGACGATGGTTGCTGTTTTAACATTATTACCACCATTGCTTTCTTTATTGGGGAGATATGCATTTTGGCCATTTATTCCACGTCCAGTAAAGGAAGGGGAGGCTCGTCGAGAAAGTCATGTGAAAATGCGCAAGGTTGGTGCATTTGTTACAAATAAACCTTGGCTAGTTGTTGTCATAACAAGTGTTTTATTGCTAGTGCTAGCCTTTACTTCAACAAAAATTCAATATAATTATGATTTGCTCTCATCGTTCCCAAAGGATATCCAATCACGTGAAGGCTTTGCTTTGATTGAGGATAACTTTACAGCAGGCGAATTAGCACCTGTAAAGGTGATTGTGGATACAAAAGGGAAAGCACTTGATATAGAGGAACAGCTTAGCAATTTACCATATGTAGCTGCTGTAAAAGAGCCGCGCGTTGGTGCTCAAAATAGTGATATCGTATTGTATGAGGTCGATTTGAATAAAAATCCGTATTCTAATGAAGCGATGGCGGATGTTGAGCAAATGAAAAAGGATGTTGCCACATTTGTAGATAGCGAGTTTTGGCTCGGTGGCGAAACGAGTGAGCAACTGGATACGAAGGCAGTTCAATGGCATGATGAAAAGCTTATTCAGCCTGTAATGATTGCGATTATCTTTGTAGTTCTACTATTATATTTACGTGCAATTGTAACAGCAGTTCAGTTAATGGCAACGGTGTTAGTCTCGTTTTTTGCTGCGCTTGGTTTAGGTTGGCTCATTATTCATTATGGCTTAGGACATGAAGCAATGGCGAGCGCAATTCCACTTTATTCATTTGTATTTATTATTGCTTTAGGCAATGATTATAATATTTTTATGATTTCTGATATTTGGAAAAATCGCCATCGTGGGCTGGGCTATAGGCAAGCAGTGACGGAGGGTGTTGCTTCTACGGGAGCAGTCATAACATCGGCAGGCTTAATTTTAGCAGGTACCTTTGCAGTGCTTGCTTCGTTGCCAATTCAGCTATTAGTACAATTTGGCATTGTTACAGCGGTTGGTGTGCTATTAGATACGTTTATTGTGCGCCCGCTATTAGTGCCCGCTCTTATTACATTATTCGGTAAATGGTCTTATTGGCCAGGTCGCTTGTGGAAAAAAGAAATCAATTAA
- a CDS encoding alpha-D-ribose 1-methylphosphonate 5-phosphate C-P-lyase PhnJ, translating into MREVPFALLDEQSKKEIRRAMLKGVAIPGYQVPFASREMPIGCGWGTGGLQLTLALVGKEDILKVIDQGADDSVNAVNIKKLVQKTTGIETTTRTQDASIVQSRHRIPEVSLTKEQILVLQVPEPEPLRHIERSEYKTKRYHAEKEYSGAYLMLFEQIMRYNQTSQGADYPVLVNDRYVMNPSPIPRFDNPKIHQSETLMLFGAGREKKIYAVPPYTNVQSLAFEDYPFVVEQFAGKACRETGLSDVFLDELTDETTGETYYLCNDTSYMEEVLARKVAVQQ; encoded by the coding sequence ATGAGAGAAGTGCCGTTCGCATTATTAGATGAACAGTCGAAAAAGGAAATTCGTCGAGCGATGTTAAAAGGTGTTGCCATTCCAGGCTATCAAGTGCCATTTGCTTCGCGTGAAATGCCGATTGGGTGTGGCTGGGGAACAGGTGGCCTACAGTTAACATTAGCGCTTGTTGGGAAGGAAGATATATTGAAAGTCATCGACCAAGGTGCAGATGATTCAGTGAATGCGGTCAATATTAAAAAGCTTGTACAAAAAACAACAGGTATCGAAACGACTACGCGTACCCAAGATGCATCGATTGTACAGTCACGTCACCGTATTCCAGAAGTGTCACTGACTAAGGAGCAAATTCTTGTGCTGCAAGTACCAGAGCCGGAGCCACTACGCCATATTGAGCGCAGTGAATATAAAACGAAGCGTTACCATGCGGAAAAAGAATATAGCGGCGCATATTTAATGTTATTTGAGCAAATTATGCGCTATAACCAAACGTCGCAAGGTGCAGATTATCCAGTTTTGGTTAATGATCGTTATGTCATGAATCCTAGCCCAATTCCGCGCTTTGACAATCCGAAAATTCATCAAAGTGAGACGCTGATGTTATTTGGAGCAGGTCGTGAGAAGAAGATTTATGCAGTTCCTCCCTATACAAATGTGCAATCACTAGCCTTTGAGGACTATCCATTTGTTGTGGAGCAATTCGCAGGAAAGGCTTGTCGTGAAACAGGCTTATCCGATGTGTTCCTTGATGAACTAACAGATGAGACAACAGGTGAAACATACTATTTATGTAATGATACGAGCTATATGGAAGAGGTACTAGCGCGAAAGGTGGCTGTGCAGCAATGA